In Leptodactylus fuscus isolate aLepFus1 chromosome 2, aLepFus1.hap2, whole genome shotgun sequence, one genomic interval encodes:
- the LOC142195855 gene encoding mitochondrial ornithine transporter 1-like, with amino-acid sequence MRTNNTIQAAIDLTAGAAGGTACVLTGQPFDTAKVKMQTFPNLYRGLIDCAAKTYKQVGFRGFYKGTSPALLANISENSVLFMSYGFCQRVVRRIVGLEKNTPLSDLHNATAGSFAAAFASLALCPTELVKCRLQAMHEMQLSGKIIEGHNTVWSVIKNILHTDGPMGFYHGLSSTLLREVPGYFFFFGGYELGRSFFTRSGKSKDELGIMPLMISGGIGGISLWLVVFPVDCVKSRIQVLSMTGKQSGFIRTFLQILRNEGIVALYSGLKPTLIRAFPANGALFVAYEYSRKFMMQQFED; translated from the exons atGAGAACAAATAATACCATCCAGGCTGCCATTGACCTGACAGCCGGTGCCGCAG GAGGAACAGCATGTGTTCTGACCGGACAGCCATTTGACACTGCCAAGGTGAAAATGCAGACGTTCCCTAATCTGTACAGAGGCCTTATAGACTGTGCGGCAAAGACCTACAAACAAGTGGGGTTCAGAGGTTTCTACAAAGGGACCAGTCCGGCTCTTCTGGCAAACATATCAGAGAACTCTGTGCTTTTCATGAGCTATGGTTTCTGTCAGAGAGTTGTGAGAAGGATTGTGGGCTTGGAAAAAAATACACCTCTCAG TGACTTGCACAATGCGACCGCAGGCTCATTTGCAGCAGCATTTGCCTCCTTGGCCCTTTGTCCCACAGAACTGGTGAAATGTCGTCTTCAGGCCATGCATGAAATGCAGCTATCTGGAAAGATTATAGAAGGGCACAA TACAGTGTGGTCAGTGATAAAGAATATTCTGCACACAGATGGTCCAATGGGTTTCTATCATGGACTCTCCAGCACTCTACTCAGAGAGGTTCCAGGATACTTCTTCTTCTTTGGGGGCTATGAATTAGGTCGCTCATTTTTTACAAGAAGTGGGAAATCTAAAGATGAATTAG GAATAATGCCATTGATGATCAGTGGAGGAATTGGAGGGATCTCTTTGTGGCTGGTTGTCTTCCCAGTGGATTGTGTGAAATCCCGAATCCAAGTCCTTTCCATGACAGGAAAACAATCCGGATTCATAAggacatttttgcaaattttgagaAATGAAG GTATTGTGGCTTTATATTCTGGCCTAAAACCAACATTAATCAGAGCTTTCCCCGCCAACGGAGCGCTCTTTGTCGCCTACGAGTACAGCAGGAAGTTTATGATGCAGCAGTTTGAAGACTAG